The genomic stretch ACTGGTTCGTGCCTACCAATATCCTAGGTCCGGCCCAGTGTGTACTTCTAGCCCGGTTAACCTCTGCTGGCCTAGGTAGATCTGTAGAATAGCAGCCCAAGAGACACCGGATAAGGCCCAAAAACGTCAAAGCGCTGTGAGCAGCCGTAGCTCGATGCATTTTACTGTCTCTTAATTTATATTTTTCCTTTAAAATGGGGCTCATATTAATGTTTTGCCCAGGACCCCGAATTTTGCCGGCCTAGCCCTGCGCATGAGCATCGTGCTTGATTTACGGGAGCTTTTACGGCATGCCGCCAAACGGACACAGTATTGTGCCATTGACACTGTTTTTGTCTAACGGATTCACATTTTCGCCATCGACGTAGTTGCGCACCACCAGAACGAGCAGATTTGCTGGAACAAAAAGATCAGGAGAGGCGATGTAGATGCGTCCTCGGCCCGCGAGATCTCGGCAAGCGGCACGAGACCAGACGGGGGAAGCACCGAAACAAACAAAGGAGCATTCGTCGCTCCCGCACCGCCCATGGCCTCGGCTTGATCGCTCATACACAAAGCGGGAAACCTGCCCCCTCCACTCAACACGTGCAGTAACAGTAACAGACAGCCGTGGGATTATTTGAGGACCGATCAATATTCATCACCCCCAAAAGGTACAGACGGTATGTCCAACGGTACGATACAAACAGATTAAATCTATCAAAATGTGTTAAAAAGAACATGCTGAGGTTAAATTTCAGGGGCTCGAGCATAGCGATCGCCGTTCCAAGTTAACCTATTCATGgcctgaatttggatcacaaatgcATTGGCGCAGACATAGCGTGATCAACGCGCATGTCTACGCCTTTCTTCCTCGGGCTCGCCTGCCAGCGACAGCCCGTATCGCCTTCAGCGTGCCACTACTAGCGGGACTTGTTTTCTGATGGTTTTCTACGTTGTtaattaatggcgatgcctctctTTCTGCGCGCCAATGCTAGTGCGGGCAAAAGAAGAGTGCTACCCTTTTAAGGGAAGCAGACCGTGTCCACTTCGCCATACTCGCCAGTGCTAGTGCCATTGCCATCGTCATTGCCCGCGTTAACGTCCTCCAAACAAGTCGGCGCCATGTGAAAAGGATGGCCCTTTCACAAGACAAAGAACGGCCACGAGGCTCGCTTGTCCCGTGCCGACAAGGGGAAGGAGCGGGACCGCTGCTACATCCCTGTGGAGTACGCGCAGTGGGTGTGGGTCGCGTGGTGCTCTGACCGGATGTCAACCTGCCGGCGGATTGACTCATCAACTCGCGACGGGTGTCGATGCCTTCGGTGCCACGCTCGCAAGCAGGCTACCCCAGCGACATGGCATTTTTCAGCCGCGCGCTAGGCATAGGCCTGGACGACGACGGGAAGGAGGACAAAGATGGGCACCACAACAACAACGAGGACGACCTATTCGACATCGACAGGGCACCTGCTTCGCCCGACGCGTCGTTCGCTATCCTAGAGATCCAACCAACGGAGCTGGCTGAGGAAGAGGCCCTAGAGTTGGCAATCACCCAGAGTGAGCTCGAGGAGCTCTGCCACTGGCATGGCCTTGCCACCAAGCTACCAGACTCCATCCTGGCGTAGGGCAGGCCGGTGACATCGTCGGTCACTCCTACGCTTGTCGTGCCTCCAGCTATGCCTGCACCAGCAGTAGCGCCGCCGACACCACACCCGGCGTTGTACTTGTACTGGCCCTGGCCATGGGCGCATATGGTCTTCGTGGACCTCATCGACACCGACGAGGACGAGTTTGCGTCCATGATTTAGACCCTACTTAGAGTTTTAATTTAAGTGTTTTTAATATATTTTCAGCACTATGTAAATACTTTGTATTAATAAAAAGTATTATTGAAAAGATATGTCGAGTGGCTTGGGCTGATCCCgaatcaaataaaaataaacttaAAACTGATTATTTTCGTGTCAGTGGTCCGAAGTCCGGATTACACAAATACAAATGGAACCAATACAAACGGAAGTAAACTGTGTTCAAAATGCGCGTCATCCCACCCACCGGCCACCGGCCACCGGCCACCGCTTTTACGTTGCACCCCACCCGATACAAGGCATCCATCCGTGTCGCATCGAATCGTGCCAACCGTGCGAGGGCGGCCTCCGTGTTCCCTCGCTCACTCTCCCATGCATACATATCACTTTCCCTTCCGCCGCTTCCCCAGTTGCCTCCTCTATTTTATACCACATCCGCACTCCACTCTCTTTCTCAGTTCCTTCTCGAGCACTACTAGCTGCGACTGCGAGGCATCACATCAGATCAGTTGCAGAGCGAGGAGGAGATGGCTGACTGGGGtccggtggtggtgggggtggtgCTCTTCATCCTGCTGTCGCCGGGGCTGCTGTTCGAGATCCCGGGCTCGCACCGCCACGTCGACTTCGGCGGCTTCCACACCAACGGCAAGGCCATCTTCGTCCACACCCTCATCTTCTTCGCCGCCTTCACCATCCTCACGCTCGCGCTCCACATCCACATCTATGCCGGATAGACTAGAGTACTAGACTGTGTGTGTGTATCAACTAGCTCATGCCTGCGCGCATCTTCTTCCCTTGTTCGGTTCATGGCTCCCTCCCCTTCATGGTCCTCCCATGAATCTGTAATCTGTTGGTCCTGTACTCCTGTCTACTTATGTTGTCGTCATATGGGTGTACCAGATCCATACTACGCCTTAATTAGTTGAGGCCGATTAAGTTATTGCGCTCTCTTTATTTGATTGCTAGCTCCATCCACGGATCCACCGTCCATTGTGAGGTGCTCAACTCTGCTAGTTGTTATTATTTCAGAACATTCATATCACAAATTGGAGATTGGCGGTTAGGTTAAAGTCGAGGGCTTTTGGACTAAAGTTTGAGGGGCTTCAGTTTCGTCCAAAAAAGTAAATGGTCCCTATGTATGAAAAGTTTCAGCCTACCAAAATTTGGCCTTAGCAACGAGGTTTGGCCATCTACTTTTTTTTGCTCAGGAGTTAGCAAGAAAATAAACCAAGGTCAAGTTAGTCAACACATATTGCAATGAGACATAAAAGGACCTATAACAATACTCCAGAGATACtgttagagtacgtaatgggcttgggctgacgctatagcccattagtcttagggttaattagagataagggtcGCTTGCTTAGGGATCAAGTAAACCTctttatataaggagaggagacgtatcaatctaatcaagcaagaattaagaaggaaatcccttccctcttgccaccggtcatggacaaggcccccggccggccctctcgcgccatccTCCTAGCAACACCATAACTcttggtatcagctttcccgggtttgatcatgtccagccctccatcgagttcttcccacccaccgccgccgccgcactctgACGTTcccgccgttctctccccggcggagatcaccgcagccctccgtGATCTCACCACTGTTGTCCAGGAGATCCGCCTCTTCCTGGCCGGTCCCTAtgggccgccggcggcggcggcgctgctgccgtggcagccgacgcaccaGGCGGCCTATGCCGCGATCGTCGGGCCGCCGTCGCATCGTCGTTGCCGCCACCCGACGTCGGGCTGCCGCAGTCCCCGCCGCCGCTGTCCAGCATCTCCGGGCCGGGCCCTACCTCGGCGCCGGGGGTacctcttctccagcagccggccgccttcttccccaccgaGACGCTACAACAGAAAcagcagcagctgccgccgccaccaacgccaccgctgcagctgctgtcctcaccgacgttgtccctgccgttcggtgggcagctgccgtcgccaccaacaccgcagcagcggttgctgccgccaccgacgccgtccctgcctttTGGCGGTATGGGAGagaccttggccccgggctctacatcgacaccgcccgggatgcccttccaccaggtccgtttccctccgtcgccgtcaccggttccggcttggatcgctatccgccacgtgtcggcggcggtgaggctccaggctgctgcgcgcggcctcctagtgcgtcggcgtgtgTGGGAGATTCACCTTCGTAGGAactctcttcctgggtggctggccctgaacatcaccagggtcatctcttctgatcttataccgcaatgcaccgcatatcggacatttattttcattctcgtacttctcaccgtggtagaggatgcagtcattaggaATGCATGTATCCTCGGCCACAAGCAAGAAAGATTTCacaccctctctgaaagcgggattgcatcggttaccgtacatccatggatgactcatctgcaccataagtacaattatatatcaaATGCAAATCACCATGGTAAAATTAGTATTGTGCGATCTATACaagaaatagttgctaaccttttaggacaaaaaagaggagaaatcttaaatgaactcaagtggcatcgttttcacaaacatttcatcaaactcctcttgtgcacatgaagaaacaAAAAGC from Lolium rigidum isolate FL_2022 chromosome 4, APGP_CSIRO_Lrig_0.1, whole genome shotgun sequence encodes the following:
- the LOC124649830 gene encoding uncharacterized protein LOC124649830, which produces MADWGPVVVGVVLFILLSPGLLFEIPGSHRHVDFGGFHTNGKAIFVHTLIFFAAFTILTLALHIHIYAG